From one Sus scrofa isolate TJ Tabasco breed Duroc chromosome 9, Sscrofa11.1, whole genome shotgun sequence genomic stretch:
- the LOC110255374 gene encoding olfactory receptor 52A1-like, translated as MSISNVTILTPSVLTLIGIPGLESVQSWIGIPFCAMYLTAVLGNSWLLSIIRSERSLREPMYLFLGMLAATDIALSTSVVPKMLGIFWFHVSEIYFDACLLQMWLIHTFQGIESGILLAMALDRYVAICSPLRHAAIFTQQLVTQIGVAVTLRAAILVAPCLVLIKCRLHLYHTTVISHSYCEHMAIVKLAAGNIRVNKVYGLFVAFTVVGFDLTVITLSYVQIFMAVFRLPQKEARLKAVHTCVPHICVFLQFYLLAFFSFFTHRFGGHIPPYIHILFSSIYLVVPPCLNPLVYGAKTKQIRIQVTKMFRS; from the coding sequence ATGTCCATTTCCAACGTCACGATCCTCACGCCCTCTGTGTTGACACTGATAGGGATCCCAGGCCTGGAGTCTGTGCAGAGCTGGATCGGGATTCCATTCTGTGCCATGTATCTCACTGCTGTGCTGGGAAATTCCTGGCTTCTGAGCATCATCAGGTCGGAACGCAGCCTCCGTGAGCCCATGTACCTGTTCCTAGGCATGCTGGCAGCCACGGATATCGCACTTAGTACCAGCGTTGTGCCCAAGATGCTTGGAATCTTCTGGTTTCATGTCTCAGAGATTTATTTTGATGCCTGCTTGCTTCAGATGTGGCTCATCCACACATTTCAGGGCATCGAGTCAGGCATCCTGCTGGCCATGGCCctggaccgctatgtggccatctgttcTCCCCTGAGGCATGCTGCCATCTTTACCCAGCAGCTAGTCACTCAGATTGGGGTTGCGGTAACACTCAGGGCTGCCATTCTTGTAGCCCCATGCCTCGTCCTGATAAAGTGTCGACTGCACCTTTATCATACGACAGTCATCTCCCACTCCTACTGTGAGCACATGGCCATTGTGAAGCTGGCTGCAGGAAACATCCGAGTCAACAAAGTCTACGGTTTGTTTGTGGCCTTCACTGTTGTAGGGTTTGACCTCACAGTCATCACTCTGTCCTATGTCCAAATATTCATGGCAGTGTTTCGTCTGCCCCAGAAGGAGGCCAGGCTGAAAGCGGTCCACACTTGCGTCCCTCACATCTGCGTCTTCCTGCAGTTCTACCTCcttgctttcttctccttcttcacaCACAGGTTTGGTGGGCACATCCCCCCTTACATCCACATCCTCTTCTCCAGCATCTACTTGGTGGTCCCTCCGTGCCTCAATCCGCTTGTCTATGGGGCAAAGACCAAGCAGATCCGCATCCAAGTGACAAAAATGTTCCGTTCCTGA
- the LOC100513103 gene encoding LOW QUALITY PROTEIN: olfactory receptor 51G2-like (The sequence of the model RefSeq protein was modified relative to this genomic sequence to represent the inferred CDS: inserted 2 bases in 2 codons) has product MSDSNRTGLSFFLTGLPGLEAVHAWLSIPLGAMYVASLAGNGLILWVVRSEPSLHRPMYYFLSMLAVTDLGLSASTLPTLLXLYLLGLREVALDVCLAQLFFIHTFSVMESSVLLTMAFDRLVAIGRPLRYGAILTGRRVAGLGLAVVLRSAGLHXPAPIMLKTLPYCRHRLLSHSYCLHPDVMKLACADTRLNSACGLFVVLSTLGLDAVLTVLSYGLLLHTVLSIASKAERLQALHTWVSHTGAVLLFYSPMIGLSMVHRFGRRASPSSRVLLSYLHFLTPPVLNPVVYTVKTKQIRLRMLRLFCSGGGGRQRPRIMRSLAEREEAGRGC; this is encoded by the exons ATGTCCGACTCCAACCGCACAGGCCTCTCCTTCTTCCTGACCGGCCTCCCGGGCCTTGAGGCTGTGCACGCCTGGCTCTCCATCCCACTGGGCGCCATGTACGTGGCCTCGCTGGCAGGAAACGGCCTGATCCTGTGGGTGGTGAGGTCAGAGCCCTCCCTGCACCGGCCCATGTACTACTTCCTGTCCATGCTGGCCGTGACCGACCTGGGCCTGTCTGCCTCCACGCTGCCCACCCTGC CCCTGTACCTGCTGGGTCTCAGGGAGGTGGCGCTGGATGTGTGCCTGGCCCAGCTCTTCTTCATCCACACCTTCTCCGTCATGGAGTCCTCCGTGCTGCTGACCATGGCCTTTGACCGTCTGGTGGCCATCGGCAGGCCCCTGCGCTACGGCGCCATCCTCACGGGCCGCAGGGTGGCCGGGCTGGGCCTGGCCGTCGTGCTGCGCAGCGCGGGCCTCC GTCCGGCCCCCATCATGCTGAAGACGCTGCCTTACTGCAGGCATCGCCTGCTGTCCCACTCCTACTGCCTGCACCCCGATGTCATGAAGCTGGCCTGCGCCGACACCCGCCTCAACAGCGCCTGCGGTCTCTTCGTGGTGCTGTCCACGCTGGGGCTGGACGCCGTGCTCACCGTCCTCTCCTACGGGCTCCTCCTCCACACGGTGCTCTCCATCGCCTCCAAGGCCGAGCGCCTCCAAGCCCTCCACACGTGGGTCTCCCACACGGGTGCCGTCCTGCTCTTCTACTCGCCCATGATCGGCCTGTCCATGGTCCACAGATTTGGGAGGCGGGCTTCCCCGTCCAGCCGTGTGCTGCTCTCCTACCTGCACTTTCTCACCCCTCCAGTGCTCAACCCCGTTGTCTACACCGTTAAGACCAAGCAGATCCGACTGAGGATGCTGCGCCTCTTCTGCTCTGGCGGGGGGGGCCGTCAGCGTCCCAGGATCATGAGGTCTttggcagagagagaagaggcaggcagaggttGCTGA